Proteins encoded by one window of Sorangium aterium:
- a CDS encoding FixH family protein has protein sequence MIEPREQPSLKSPARRRAASACAALIAALAVLSPVGCGSRDVEPDAGNRLDVGVNGRIEFAVESIEPIKRGFNTFHVRLTWTDSGNPVQRIKLRVYASMTSMGHGSVHEGKEIEPGLYEVADVPFGMGGLWDVQYRALASSLIDEAAFEFDVH, from the coding sequence GTGATTGAACCTCGTGAACAGCCTTCGCTGAAGTCACCCGCCAGGCGCCGCGCGGCGAGCGCCTGCGCCGCGCTGATCGCGGCGCTCGCCGTCCTCTCGCCGGTTGGCTGCGGCTCCCGGGACGTGGAGCCGGATGCCGGCAACCGGCTCGACGTCGGCGTGAACGGGCGCATCGAGTTCGCGGTGGAGTCGATCGAGCCGATCAAGCGAGGCTTCAACACCTTCCACGTGCGGCTCACGTGGACCGACTCGGGGAACCCGGTGCAGCGGATCAAGCTCCGCGTCTACGCGAGCATGACGAGCATGGGGCACGGGTCCGTGCACGAGGGCAAGGAGATCGAGCCCGGCCTGTACGAGGTCGCCGACGTGCCCTTCGGGATGGGGGGCCTCTGGGACGTGCAATACAGGGCCCTGGCCTCGTCCCTCATCGACGAGGCGGCATTCGAGTTCGACGTCCACTAG
- a CDS encoding WD40/YVTN/BNR-like repeat-containing protein: MRALPAPTHHPRSGPGARRRGPLSSCAAALLSVATLLSVAAFPAPASANGRFPAAGLIASHPSDPSRLMVRATYGLLASHDGGERWRWICEPVVGFDGNEDPMISFLADGTIIAGVFDGLSASKNGGCDWSFAQGDLMNRYVIDLSADREDPSRAVLVVSMGLGAGQFLTQLWETSDNADSWTKAAVDLPDDFLAHTVDAAPSDRARVYVSGRYGAPDYAGALQRTDDRGATWERLDIPGSDDMRLPFLGAIDPVDPDIVYVRLDGDPTDALLVSKDGGRSFTTAFESAGDLLGFALSPDGATVIVGGPQDGIWRAPAASLEFEKISDVGARCLTWTAEALFACGDEFADGFTVGRSIDDGESFSALLHLDGLCGPIECAPESGATSTCAPLWGATELTIGSQQCDGAAATGSSGGGSEPPPAEASDGCGCKIGAAGATRGEGAAPFASSAIGFALAAGVASARRRRRAR; encoded by the coding sequence GTGCGAGCCCTCCCAGCGCCGACGCATCACCCGCGCAGCGGGCCGGGCGCGCGGCGGCGCGGCCCCCTCTCGTCCTGCGCGGCGGCGCTGCTCTCGGTCGCGACGCTGCTCTCGGTCGCCGCGTTCCCGGCGCCGGCCTCGGCCAACGGCCGCTTCCCGGCCGCAGGCCTGATCGCGTCTCACCCGAGCGATCCGTCGCGCCTCATGGTCCGCGCGACCTACGGCCTGCTCGCCTCGCACGACGGCGGCGAGCGCTGGCGCTGGATCTGCGAGCCGGTCGTCGGCTTCGACGGGAACGAGGATCCGATGATCTCCTTCCTCGCCGACGGGACGATCATCGCCGGGGTCTTCGACGGCCTCAGCGCGTCGAAGAACGGCGGCTGCGACTGGTCGTTCGCCCAGGGCGATCTGATGAACCGCTACGTCATCGATCTTTCGGCCGATCGTGAGGACCCCTCCCGCGCCGTGCTCGTCGTCAGCATGGGGCTCGGGGCGGGTCAGTTCCTGACCCAGCTCTGGGAGACGAGCGACAACGCGGACAGCTGGACGAAGGCCGCCGTCGATCTGCCCGACGATTTCCTCGCCCACACGGTCGACGCAGCCCCCTCGGACCGCGCTCGCGTCTACGTGAGCGGCCGCTACGGCGCGCCCGACTACGCCGGGGCCCTCCAGCGCACCGACGATCGCGGCGCGACCTGGGAGCGGCTCGACATCCCGGGGAGCGACGACATGCGCCTGCCGTTCCTGGGCGCGATCGATCCCGTCGACCCCGACATCGTCTACGTGCGGCTCGACGGCGATCCGACCGATGCGCTGCTCGTCTCGAAGGACGGAGGGCGCAGCTTCACCACCGCCTTCGAGAGCGCCGGCGACCTCCTCGGGTTCGCGCTCTCGCCGGACGGCGCGACCGTGATCGTGGGCGGGCCGCAGGACGGGATCTGGCGCGCGCCGGCCGCGTCGCTCGAGTTCGAGAAGATCTCGGACGTCGGCGCGCGGTGCTTGACCTGGACCGCCGAGGCGCTCTTCGCGTGCGGCGACGAGTTCGCCGACGGCTTCACGGTGGGCCGATCGATCGACGACGGCGAGAGCTTCTCGGCGCTGCTGCACCTCGACGGGCTCTGCGGGCCGATCGAGTGCGCGCCGGAGAGCGGCGCGACCTCGACCTGCGCTCCGCTGTGGGGTGCGACGGAGCTGACCATCGGCTCCCAGCAGTGCGACGGCGCCGCAGCGACCGGCAGTAGCGGCGGGGGATCCGAGCCGCCGCCAGCGGAGGCGTCGGACGGGTGCGGGTGCAAGATCGGCGCGGCAGGCGCGACGAGGGGCGAGGGCGCCGCGCCGTTCGCCAGCAGCGCGATCGGGTTCGCGCTCGCGGCGGGCGTCGCGAGCGCGCGGCGGCGCAGGCGCGCTCGCTAG
- a CDS encoding GAF domain-containing protein, translating into MAPRDPPRSPLAVFLRAHSAEILEAWERAERRRAPGEQSPGYIALRAELPSIFARLAERLEAAVAAAAAPPGGDEPDAWGGVESVSVEFPEPLLGFRVLDKLRDGFELEDVAAHYSVLRRCVLRMLERTGTQPSWVEMTILHEVLDQVIIDPATRSAALRERALGALDRVSAEGMGNVHIDRLLRRLVEVLVESARSVDWAVMLLLEGEVLRIRAGIGVDEALWGLRAYRLAEGFVGRVVRERRPVALRSAAPDPLATDAGGGAAGPESGAQSERPSDALHALYGVPMLSEGRLVGVTVVSSRRVAEFSEGDRLLFKKAAERAAALATQAQLREQLAAERGRFEAAIQRLPVGVVVAEGASGAIALNNRRFAEIVRGPEETPSHAPLRTLLSETDDDQRARWLLHRALHGGETVSRDEMEFIRADGERRLGSFSVAPVRDADGRITAAVMTLEDVTELRKAERARQLLLEASALMAEPLDHDGTIEQVVRLGGERFADLCALDLDDGGGAPRLVASARLPEARALLPRLLKHPPLLLGDAASLAEATARREATLIPLVTDPWLQRIARGPEHLSALRELGARSAILVPLVARGRRLGLLSLWTVDRELRQDDTGVAAELGRFASLAIESARLHGEAARSR; encoded by the coding sequence ATGGCCCCTAGAGACCCTCCCAGATCGCCGCTCGCCGTCTTCCTGCGCGCTCACAGCGCGGAGATCCTGGAGGCATGGGAGCGCGCCGAGCGTCGCCGCGCGCCGGGCGAGCAGTCCCCCGGCTACATCGCGCTGCGCGCCGAGCTCCCCTCCATCTTCGCGCGCCTCGCCGAGCGCCTCGAGGCGGCCGTGGCCGCCGCGGCGGCGCCGCCGGGCGGCGACGAGCCGGACGCGTGGGGCGGCGTCGAGTCCGTGTCGGTCGAGTTCCCCGAGCCGCTGCTCGGCTTCCGCGTGCTCGACAAGCTCCGCGACGGGTTCGAGCTGGAAGACGTCGCCGCTCACTACTCGGTGCTGCGCCGCTGCGTGCTCCGGATGCTCGAGCGGACGGGCACGCAGCCGTCGTGGGTCGAGATGACGATCCTGCACGAGGTGCTCGATCAGGTGATCATCGATCCGGCGACGCGGAGCGCCGCGCTCCGCGAGCGCGCGCTCGGCGCGCTCGATCGCGTCTCGGCCGAGGGTATGGGCAACGTGCACATCGATCGGCTGCTGCGGCGGCTGGTCGAGGTGCTCGTCGAATCGGCGCGGTCGGTCGACTGGGCGGTGATGCTGCTGCTCGAGGGTGAGGTGCTGCGGATCCGCGCCGGCATCGGCGTCGACGAGGCGCTGTGGGGCCTGCGCGCGTACAGGCTGGCGGAGGGCTTCGTCGGGCGCGTGGTCCGCGAGCGGCGCCCGGTGGCGCTGCGCTCGGCGGCGCCGGATCCGCTGGCCACCGACGCCGGGGGCGGCGCGGCGGGGCCCGAGTCGGGGGCGCAGAGCGAGCGCCCGAGCGACGCGCTCCACGCGCTCTACGGCGTGCCGATGCTCTCGGAGGGCCGCCTCGTCGGCGTCACGGTCGTGAGCTCCCGCCGCGTGGCGGAGTTCTCCGAGGGAGACCGGCTGCTCTTCAAGAAGGCGGCCGAGCGCGCGGCCGCGCTCGCGACCCAGGCCCAGCTGCGCGAGCAGCTCGCCGCGGAGCGCGGCCGGTTCGAGGCGGCGATCCAGAGGCTCCCGGTCGGCGTGGTCGTCGCGGAGGGAGCGTCGGGCGCCATCGCGCTCAACAACCGCAGGTTCGCGGAGATCGTCCGCGGCCCCGAGGAGACCCCGAGCCACGCGCCGCTGCGGACGCTGCTGAGCGAGACCGACGACGACCAGCGCGCGCGCTGGCTGCTCCACCGGGCGCTGCACGGCGGCGAGACGGTCTCCCGCGACGAGATGGAGTTCATCCGCGCGGACGGAGAGCGCCGCCTCGGGAGCTTCAGCGTGGCCCCCGTGCGCGACGCCGACGGGCGCATCACCGCGGCGGTGATGACGCTCGAGGACGTGACCGAGCTCAGGAAGGCAGAGCGCGCGCGGCAGCTCCTGCTCGAGGCGAGCGCGCTGATGGCGGAGCCGCTCGACCACGACGGGACGATCGAGCAGGTGGTGCGCCTCGGGGGCGAGCGCTTCGCTGACCTCTGCGCGCTCGATCTCGACGACGGCGGCGGCGCCCCGCGGCTCGTCGCGTCCGCGCGCCTGCCCGAGGCGCGGGCGCTCCTGCCGAGGCTGCTCAAGCACCCGCCGCTGCTGCTCGGCGACGCCGCCTCGCTGGCCGAGGCGACGGCGCGCAGGGAGGCGACGCTGATCCCGCTGGTCACCGATCCGTGGCTGCAGCGGATCGCCCGCGGGCCGGAGCACCTCTCGGCGCTGCGAGAGCTCGGCGCCCGCTCGGCGATCCTCGTCCCGCTCGTGGCGCGCGGCCGCAGGCTCGGCCTGCTGAGCCTCTGGACCGTGGATCGCGAGCTCCGGCAAGACGATACGGGCGTGGCCGCGGAGCTCGGGCGCTTCGCGTCGCTGGCCATCGAGAGCGCGCGGCTGCACGGCGAGGCGGCGCGATCGAGGTGA
- the hflX gene encoding GTPase HflX: protein MTNTNQERPLAVLVGVQLPGVDDVEHAADLAELGRLVHTLGFDVIATVSQRRGALAAAAVLGEGKLRELAELTGGSGVVPSGAPERKNKARARRAAESGDGDEDDVELGGDDGDDAGDDGGAEPRAGGAGQAARLATVVAVDHDISPSQARNLERATGAQVLDRAGVIIEIFHRHARSREAKLEVEIARLNYVAPRLRETGGGGDRQRGGIGGKGAGESALELDRRKIRDRIAELKEELTAVQREQSTRRALRQGQRRVALVGYTNAGKSSLMRALTGSEVLVADKLFATLDTTVRALHPEVRPRILVSDTVGFIKKLPHDLVASFRSTLDEALEASLLLYVADASDPTFRDQLAVTRGVLSEIGASEVPSRLLLNKVDRLSEEERDALRLEFPEATLLSAKTSADVAALREAIIAFFEQSMVEAELLLPYAKQGLIGEIYENARVLSEEYDDAGGRLSVRAHAAALDRLRSLLAR, encoded by the coding sequence ATGACAAACACCAACCAAGAACGTCCCCTCGCTGTGCTCGTCGGGGTGCAGCTCCCCGGCGTCGACGATGTCGAGCACGCCGCCGATCTGGCCGAGCTCGGCCGCCTCGTGCACACGCTCGGCTTCGATGTGATCGCGACCGTGTCGCAGCGGCGCGGCGCGCTCGCGGCGGCCGCGGTGCTCGGGGAGGGCAAGCTCAGGGAGCTCGCGGAGCTCACGGGCGGCAGCGGCGTCGTGCCCTCGGGCGCGCCGGAGCGAAAGAACAAGGCGCGCGCGCGCCGAGCCGCGGAGAGCGGCGACGGCGACGAGGACGACGTCGAGCTCGGCGGAGACGACGGCGACGACGCGGGCGACGACGGCGGCGCGGAGCCGCGCGCGGGCGGCGCCGGGCAGGCGGCGCGCCTGGCGACGGTCGTGGCGGTCGATCACGACATCTCGCCGAGCCAGGCGCGCAACCTGGAGCGGGCGACGGGCGCGCAGGTGCTCGACCGGGCGGGCGTGATCATCGAGATCTTCCACCGCCACGCGCGGAGCCGGGAGGCGAAGCTCGAGGTCGAGATCGCGCGGCTCAACTACGTCGCGCCGCGGCTCCGGGAGACGGGCGGCGGCGGGGACCGGCAGCGCGGCGGGATCGGCGGCAAGGGCGCCGGCGAGAGCGCGCTCGAGCTCGATCGGCGCAAGATCCGCGACCGCATCGCGGAGCTGAAGGAGGAGCTCACGGCGGTCCAGCGCGAGCAGTCGACGCGCCGCGCGCTCCGGCAAGGGCAGCGCCGCGTCGCGCTGGTCGGCTACACGAACGCGGGGAAGTCGTCGCTGATGCGGGCGCTGACGGGCAGCGAGGTGCTCGTCGCCGACAAGCTCTTCGCGACGCTCGACACGACGGTGCGCGCGCTCCACCCGGAGGTGCGACCGCGGATCCTCGTCTCGGATACGGTCGGCTTCATCAAGAAGCTGCCGCACGATCTCGTGGCGAGCTTCCGCTCGACGCTGGACGAGGCGCTCGAGGCGTCGCTCCTGCTCTACGTGGCCGACGCGTCGGACCCGACCTTCCGCGATCAGCTCGCGGTGACGCGCGGCGTGCTCTCCGAGATCGGCGCGAGCGAGGTGCCGAGCCGGCTCCTGCTGAACAAGGTGGACCGGCTCTCCGAGGAGGAGCGGGACGCGCTGCGCCTCGAGTTCCCCGAGGCGACGCTGCTTTCGGCGAAGACCTCGGCCGACGTGGCGGCGCTGCGGGAGGCGATCATCGCGTTCTTCGAGCAGTCGATGGTGGAGGCCGAGCTGCTCTTGCCGTACGCGAAGCAGGGGCTCATCGGGGAGATCTACGAGAACGCGCGCGTGCTCTCGGAGGAGTACGACGACGCCGGCGGCCGGCTCTCGGTGCGGGCGCACGCGGCGGCGCTCGATCGGCTGCGCAGCCTGCTCGCGCGCTGA
- a CDS encoding DUF309 domain-containing protein produces the protein MSSSTDAALEAIVQRGLEAYRAGRFFEAHELWESGWRDEPDPVRKTFLQGLILVAAALHKLTRMQSPPGALRLLDKARARLAGTPDGMGGLAIRLLVDDITRAAVAIEQLVSGERTEIDASLLPRMEIADDVAPPSPSGARPRP, from the coding sequence ATGAGCTCCTCCACCGACGCAGCGCTCGAAGCGATCGTCCAACGCGGGCTGGAAGCTTACCGCGCGGGGCGGTTCTTCGAGGCCCACGAGCTGTGGGAGTCCGGATGGCGCGACGAGCCGGACCCCGTGAGGAAGACGTTTCTCCAGGGGCTCATCCTCGTCGCCGCGGCCCTGCACAAGCTCACGAGGATGCAGAGCCCACCGGGGGCGTTGCGCCTGCTCGACAAGGCGCGCGCTCGGCTCGCGGGAACGCCTGACGGCATGGGCGGGCTGGCGATCCGGCTGCTCGTCGACGACATCACCCGCGCAGCGGTCGCGATCGAGCAGCTCGTGAGCGGAGAGAGAACCGAGATCGACGCCTCGCTTCTGCCCAGGATGGAGATCGCGGACGACGTCGCGCCGCCATCGCCGTCCGGGGCGCGTCCGCGGCCGTGA
- a CDS encoding response regulator, with amino-acid sequence MTRRKQILIVDDDQEIREMLEITLEEEGYDVLSASDGEAALALLERNRPNLILLDMRMPVMDGWGFARAYASCPGPRAPILVMTAAVDAGTWAREVGACASVAKPFDLNRLLDSIAAHAGCPPGPSPASA; translated from the coding sequence GTGACACGGCGCAAGCAGATCCTGATCGTCGACGACGACCAGGAGATCCGGGAAATGCTCGAGATCACGCTGGAGGAGGAGGGCTATGACGTCCTCTCGGCGAGCGATGGCGAGGCCGCGCTCGCGCTGCTGGAGCGCAACCGGCCGAATCTCATCCTGCTCGACATGCGCATGCCGGTGATGGACGGTTGGGGGTTCGCCCGCGCGTACGCGTCGTGTCCTGGTCCGCGCGCGCCCATCCTCGTGATGACGGCCGCGGTGGACGCCGGCACCTGGGCCCGCGAGGTGGGCGCGTGCGCGTCGGTCGCAAAGCCGTTCGATCTGAACCGCCTGCTCGATTCGATCGCGGCGCACGCGGGGTGCCCGCCCGGCCCGAGCCCGGCCTCCGCCTGA
- a CDS encoding acyltransferase, with protein sequence MKSTRLFTVLGALMFPLAVALVTSGCPKKEEDDVPPVPSAPPVVPTPAPTPTPTTQIVPEEDAGADAADADTADADAGKKVVGTGDPSGIRKCCAALRQNAKSAPPEQQGGYLAAASACDGLANSPQGRQALSTLRGLLVGAQMPASCQ encoded by the coding sequence ATGAAATCTACACGGCTCTTCACGGTTCTGGGGGCGCTGATGTTCCCCCTTGCAGTGGCTCTGGTCACCAGCGGGTGCCCCAAGAAGGAAGAGGACGACGTTCCGCCGGTGCCCTCGGCTCCGCCCGTCGTCCCGACGCCGGCCCCGACGCCGACCCCCACGACGCAGATCGTGCCCGAAGAGGACGCCGGGGCGGACGCGGCAGACGCCGACACGGCGGACGCGGACGCTGGAAAGAAGGTGGTCGGCACGGGCGATCCCAGCGGGATCCGCAAGTGCTGCGCGGCGCTGCGCCAGAACGCGAAGTCGGCTCCGCCCGAGCAGCAGGGCGGCTACCTCGCGGCCGCCTCGGCGTGTGACGGCCTGGCGAACTCGCCGCAGGGACGGCAAGCGCTCTCGACCTTGCGCGGCCTCCTGGTCGGCGCGCAGATGCCGGCGTCCTGCCAGTAA
- a CDS encoding L,D-transpeptidase produces MRTWIYVAPDERSTKLGYLRAGAVVDRAELPAGTDGCAGGWYRIAPRGYVCVGKGASLALEHQVVAAAVRGPRRGAPMPYYYVMSGSPPPHLYFRLPTVEDQRRVEGSTLSAHLARAAVAPSSLPLDPVPEFLLAGRDLPKPYGAEEKLHYSVHTGRTKESSAFGLITTFEWTNRRFGLTTELDLIPLDRTRPARLSAMRGVIIKDLDADGAEAPAGPSDTASPAAATSSASPTSSAAPTPAAAPPADTASFSVAELPADELPPAPPGTDPRPDPALKGAPAFVRVHGATRQRPSASGRALVDAGLAPHRSGWVLTGRTRGGAKGLLETTEGSWLAADHLVIAELRKDPQGFARDGKKWIDISIRRQMLVAYEGTRPVFAALISSGRSGMADPEETDATVRGSFYIHAKHVSTTMDGDNEASEAAFDLRDVPYTQYFHGGYALHGAYWHDEFGKARSHGCINLAPADAAWLFEWTEPAVPPEWHGALNLEGGGTLVYVHG; encoded by the coding sequence ATGCGCACCTGGATCTACGTCGCTCCCGACGAGCGCTCGACGAAGCTCGGCTACCTGCGCGCCGGCGCGGTCGTCGATCGGGCCGAGCTCCCTGCGGGCACCGACGGATGTGCTGGCGGCTGGTACCGGATCGCGCCGCGCGGCTACGTCTGCGTGGGCAAGGGCGCCTCGCTCGCGCTCGAGCACCAGGTGGTCGCCGCGGCCGTGCGCGGTCCGCGCCGTGGTGCGCCCATGCCTTACTACTACGTCATGTCGGGCTCGCCCCCGCCGCACCTCTACTTCCGGCTCCCGACAGTCGAGGATCAGCGCCGCGTCGAGGGGTCCACGCTCAGCGCCCACCTCGCCCGCGCGGCTGTCGCGCCCTCGTCGTTGCCGCTCGATCCCGTGCCGGAATTCCTCCTCGCCGGCCGGGATCTCCCCAAGCCGTACGGCGCCGAGGAGAAGCTCCACTACTCCGTGCATACGGGCCGCACCAAGGAGAGCTCTGCGTTCGGCCTGATCACGACCTTCGAGTGGACCAATCGCCGCTTCGGCCTCACGACCGAGCTCGACCTCATCCCGCTCGATCGCACCCGCCCCGCGCGCCTCAGCGCGATGCGCGGCGTGATCATCAAGGATCTCGACGCCGACGGCGCCGAGGCCCCCGCGGGCCCCTCCGACACGGCATCCCCGGCCGCCGCGACGTCGTCGGCATCCCCCACGTCGTCGGCCGCTCCGACGCCCGCCGCCGCTCCGCCGGCCGACACCGCGAGCTTCTCCGTCGCCGAGCTGCCTGCCGACGAGCTCCCTCCCGCGCCGCCCGGCACCGATCCCCGCCCCGATCCCGCCTTGAAGGGCGCCCCTGCCTTCGTCCGCGTCCATGGCGCGACCCGGCAGCGCCCCTCCGCGTCGGGCCGCGCGCTCGTCGACGCGGGCCTCGCGCCGCACCGCTCGGGCTGGGTGCTCACCGGCCGCACGCGTGGCGGCGCCAAGGGGCTGCTCGAGACCACCGAAGGCTCATGGCTCGCCGCCGACCACCTCGTCATCGCCGAGCTGCGCAAGGACCCTCAGGGGTTCGCGCGCGACGGCAAGAAGTGGATCGACATCTCGATCCGCCGCCAGATGCTCGTCGCGTACGAGGGCACGCGCCCCGTGTTCGCGGCGCTCATCTCCAGCGGTCGCAGCGGCATGGCCGATCCCGAGGAGACCGACGCCACCGTCCGCGGCTCGTTCTACATCCACGCGAAGCACGTCTCGACCACGATGGACGGCGACAATGAGGCGTCCGAGGCGGCGTTCGACCTGCGTGACGTGCCCTACACCCAGTACTTCCACGGGGGTTACGCGCTCCACGGCGCGTACTGGCACGACGAGTTCGGCAAGGCGCGCAGCCACGGCTGCATCAACCTGGCCCCTGCCGACGCGGCCTGGCTCTTCGAGTGGACCGAGCCCGCCGTCCCGCCCGAGTGGCATGGAGCGCTGAACCTCGAGGGCGGCGGCACGCTCGTTTACGTGCACGGCTGA
- a CDS encoding S1 RNA-binding domain-containing protein produces MSSSRPSAASKESFASLFEQSEGAGKQRRRQYHTGETVEVTVVAIAREAVFADLGGKQEGMFERVALADGDGKLRVEVGSRVSAVVAGVDSGTGQVRLTPVVVRASDGGDGATSLAVSAPAAGGAPLLVEGARVKGKVTGIERYGVFVQIAGTSGRSGRGLVPTAETATPRSADLKKHFTVGQDVEAKILNVDESGKIRLSISALRVDEERGQFESYAKAERSGGGNDKGAKPAPRNFGTLGDLLAKKVKR; encoded by the coding sequence ATGTCGTCGTCACGCCCTTCCGCCGCCTCCAAGGAATCGTTCGCTTCGCTCTTCGAGCAGTCCGAAGGAGCTGGCAAGCAGCGCCGCCGCCAGTACCACACGGGTGAGACCGTCGAGGTGACCGTGGTCGCGATCGCTCGCGAGGCGGTCTTCGCGGATCTTGGCGGCAAGCAGGAGGGCATGTTCGAGCGCGTCGCGCTCGCCGACGGCGACGGCAAGCTCCGCGTCGAGGTCGGCTCGCGCGTCTCGGCCGTGGTCGCCGGCGTCGACTCTGGCACCGGCCAGGTGCGCCTCACGCCGGTCGTCGTGCGCGCGAGCGACGGCGGCGACGGCGCGACGTCGCTCGCGGTCTCCGCGCCTGCGGCGGGCGGCGCGCCGCTGCTCGTCGAGGGAGCGCGGGTCAAGGGCAAGGTGACGGGCATCGAGCGTTACGGCGTCTTCGTCCAGATCGCGGGCACGTCCGGCCGCTCGGGCCGCGGGCTCGTCCCGACGGCCGAGACGGCGACGCCTCGCTCCGCCGATCTGAAGAAGCACTTCACGGTGGGGCAGGACGTCGAGGCGAAGATCCTCAACGTGGACGAGTCCGGCAAGATCCGCCTGTCGATCTCCGCGCTCCGCGTCGACGAGGAGCGCGGCCAGTTCGAGTCGTACGCCAAGGCCGAGCGCTCCGGCGGCGGCAACGACAAGGGCGCCAAGCCCGCGCCTCGCAACTTCGGCACGCTGGGTGACCTGCTCGCGAAGAAGGTCAAGCGCTAG
- a CDS encoding AAA family ATPase has protein sequence MPLSGSARAVQCILLAVLSGDHALLVGPPGTTKSALFFGFLSRFPEARKFQTLVSKFGSEDEYFGPVELSSLKNDPCERNLDGRLTGVECAFLDEVFKGSGSASAQIKLAEWDAARADVDRVTLPERIVQELLRIRNELKANGIVVSDRRRIAVTRVLRAATWLDDCAEVELDHLAVHRRRSIRPSRANHMSGLLLAEQDAGSPITGWTVARWMRQATRRAGLAVLEGPHPLRHTVCSHLAMRGGACDAAQGARRAPRRLDETMGHMHPSPSTIALLDGSPAGAVRGENLEQAGVLVGKVSSSA, from the coding sequence TTGCCGCTTTCCGGGAGCGCGAGAGCCGTCCAGTGCATCCTGCTCGCTGTCCTGTCTGGCGATCACGCGCTGCTGGTGGGCCCTCCCGGTACGACGAAGAGCGCCTTGTTCTTCGGGTTCCTGTCGCGCTTCCCAGAGGCGCGGAAGTTCCAGACGCTGGTGAGCAAGTTCGGATCCGAAGACGAGTATTTCGGGCCGGTGGAGCTCAGCTCCCTGAAGAACGATCCCTGCGAGCGCAACCTCGACGGCCGGCTCACCGGGGTCGAGTGCGCCTTCCTCGATGAGGTGTTCAAGGGGTCCGGCTCGGCCTCGGCCCAGATCAAGCTCGCTGAGTGGGACGCGGCGCGGGCGGACGTCGACCGGGTGACGCTGCCCGAGCGCATCGTGCAGGAGCTCCTCCGGATCCGGAACGAGCTCAAGGCCAACGGGATCGTCGTCTCCGACCGGCGCCGGATCGCGGTCACCCGCGTGCTCCGCGCCGCCACGTGGCTGGACGACTGCGCCGAGGTCGAGCTCGATCACCTCGCCGTGCACCGGCGGAGGTCTATTCGGCCGAGCAGGGCCAACCACATGTCCGGTCTGCTACTGGCCGAGCAGGATGCCGGCTCGCCCATCACGGGGTGGACGGTCGCGCGCTGGATGCGGCAGGCGACGCGCCGCGCCGGGCTCGCCGTGCTCGAGGGCCCGCACCCCCTCCGCCACACGGTCTGCTCGCACCTCGCGATGCGGGGGGGCGCGTGTGATGCCGCTCAAGGAGCTCGCCGGGCACCGCGACGTCTCGACGAGACCATGGGCCACATGCACCCGTCGCCGAGCACGATCGCGTTGCTCGACGGGTCGCCTGCCGGGGCGGTCCGTGGAGAAAACCTGGAACAGGCGGGGGTGCTGGTCGGAAAGGTCAGCAGTTCCGCGTAG